From one Triticum aestivum cultivar Chinese Spring chromosome 4B, IWGSC CS RefSeq v2.1, whole genome shotgun sequence genomic stretch:
- the LOC123089690 gene encoding zinc finger protein 3-like codes for METEEGLDLSLSLRQYTPPWSQLVFACCYCSRTFRSWQALGGHQNAHRPARPRRATELSSTAAAAAELGKAAVDGHCSAPPRPRRPRVASRASPAGVVRDKRRPRACG; via the coding sequence ATGGAGACGGAGGAGGGGCTCGACCTGAGCCTATCGCTGCGCCAGTACACGCCGCCGTGGTCGCAGCTGGTGTTCGCCTGCTGCTACTGCTCGCGCACCTTCAGGAGCTGGCAGGCGCTCGGCGGCCATCAGAACGCGCACAGGCCGGCCAGGCCCAGGCGGGCCACGGAGCTCtcttcaacggcggcggcggcggcagagcttggTAAGGCCGCCGTCGACGGCCACTGCAGCGCTCCGCCGCGCCCCCGGCGCCCACGCGTGGCGAGCAGGGCATCGCCAGCAGGCGTCGTCCGGGACAAGAGGCGACCAAGAGCTTGCGGATGA